Part of the Drosophila kikkawai strain 14028-0561.14 chromosome 3L, DkikHiC1v2, whole genome shotgun sequence genome is shown below.
CCGCCGCCCCCGCGTCCAAATACCAACGAATTTGTCATCCGAACTGCGTGTGTGAACATTCCGGTAATAAATCGCCTTTTTTCCCGATCGAGCATTATGTTAATTTGGTATTATCCATTCGCGTTGCTTAATTGCCGAACTTGAATATCGCCTTTTGGGGCTGGGCTGGCGGCTGGTCCGGAAGCTTTTGTGgagtgctggtggtggtgtccATTTGcccttttgttttgatttttttgttttctttttttgtgtttgccgTTTGGTGATTTACTTCCGATCCGAGTGAGTGAAGCCGCAAATGCCAACTGTTGGGCTTTAAGTGAAACAGAGCACTTTTTATATGATGGATGTGAGCCCCAATGGGAGAGAGGGTTGATTAAGATATGCACAATGCATTTTGTAATCGAAATAGTTATTATAACATTTCATAAATTGTTGAAAATCTTAAAAGTTGTCTGTATAtgctgaaataaaaatattataacgtACAAATATCATGAACAGTTCAATCTTGTgtgcttaaaaattataatattgtATTTGGAGGTGTTGTAATACTATCAATATCACTTAATACTTTAATATAGCATGTCAGAGAACGAATCTTTTAATCTTCTGAGACAAACTTCGTTTTCAACAACgatacttaattttattttccatagaCACAGCAACCCTCCTTAGCGTTAACtttgcctaaaagtatgccacAAAGAAAAGTATACTTTGGCATGCAAGAAACATGATTGTCTATGCTGAAGACCTGGTCTtctttagtttagtttagatttaaacaataataataataatatatttattttaataagcaATACTCACAAGACCAACAGAAAACCTCCTAAATATAgcttgttaaaatattttaaacaaagttCTCAATACACCTCCTGATATTATGAAAAGTTTGTTTCATCATCAAACAAGTTCAACTCATACCTGAAAACCTATTTTATAAGTACATACACCTCCCTTGCGTGCCCGTCAATCAAACACTGAAATTAAAGTTACATCTAAGtgctatttatatttcttgtttACATAATCTTAATACTGATCGATCAATGATCATTAATCATGGAATTCTGCTAGCTAATTATAGCTGATCTTGGCGCCTTCTAGGGTGCCCTTGGCCCTGCAGAGCTCCTCGTAGGGGGCGTTGGGTAAAATGTCCTTGATCAGCTCCTGTAACTTTTCAATGGGACACTGCTTGTCGCATCCTggaatttgcaactgctgtgGTTCCTCGTCGGGATCGTTCTGGAAGTAGATCTCAAGGAAATACTCTCCAGTTTCGGACTTCTGATGCAACTCGAAGGCGATCAGGGCCGAAAACCTGGGCATTTGAGCACTCCAAACATCCAAGGCTGACAGTACATTTGTAATGGTCCAGTCGTGGCCACAGGATAGGAACATTTTGCGATCCTTCGGCTCCAACTTGCCAGAAATCTTGGCCTGAATTTGTTTTAGCAGGAGCTCCAGGAAGAAGCCTCCCTTCATCCTGCGCAGCTCGGGCGTATATGCATCATAGACGTACGACTTTGACGCCAAAGGAAGCATCTTGGCGGGGAAATAGTCCTTGGTCCAGGAGGGCAATTCCAGACCATAAGTCTGCTCACAGAGCAGTGTGATGAATACGCTGGTGACATCATGGGCATACGTCACGTTAAGTCCGGTGATATTGGTCAGTTCCTGCAAAAGCTGGGAGTTCTCAGCATGCAGCTGCTTCACCTCCGGCAGGTTCATCACTTCGGAGACAGCCTCCTCATAGCGGGGACACGGCGCCTTCATCCTTATGCGCTGCAAATAGTAATCATATTAAATTCACAAAACaatatccttaaaatataatatattctcACCACATCTGTTTCCTCGGGCTCCATCACAATGGGAATGGGCTGCCAGTTGAGCATCAGGTTCCACTCCATCGGCGTGTTCTCCGGCGGAAAGAGTCCGGCGAGCACCATTTGCAGTGACATCAGGGTGCGCGGCGACTCCGAAGATTGGGCACGGATCATCTGGAATGGCAAACGAACTGATTACGTTTAATGCCCCTGAGCTTGCTCCACTTATCGTACATCGGGCTGATAGTAGGGGGCCAGGAAATCTTTATAGCGCTGACGCAGTTGTTTGCCTATTTTATACAGCTCCACTTTAGCACCCTGTCAGAtggaaattgcattttaatttggaTAATCTTGCTTGTATTTGCCAAATACTCACATTGGTAAGTGCCCCCCATCCATAGGGCTCATAGGTCTCGTTGATATGTGGATCATTCGGATAAGTGTTGACGGGAGTGCGGGGGCCATGACGAAATAGCTGGCGGAAAATAAAGcacattataaatattaaatatataaagagtTTGGAAATGATTGCAAACATTGTAGctaaaaagtaataatatattgtatatatataaattagtaaatatataataataaaaatagtaatatcTTTATACTCCCCAGCAAACAATTAGTTAAATGTAGaaatatatactaaataatataaataatacaaatagtTTCTTTACCAGCTTTATTAGGGAAAGAATAAATCCAACAGGATAGGTGATGttaaagtaattaattatatcTTTGCCTTTAATTAAACACACGCtgattttaatgatttttaatttatgcaccTACATCGATTCATTCCcgtaattatttaatttaattgagtTATAATCATGCAAATTGAAATGGgggaaacaaattatacaatgAGTTGCCCCATAAATTTGAAGTTTAAGTTCCACTAAACCGGTTTCAGGTCTTGGTACTTAATgcaatattacgtatacgccgcgtaAACTGCAAGCTGGTTTCGCTTGGGGTGGCCCGAGCGGGGCTTTGAAGAGAACAGGAAGGAAAATTTACGAAATCatggatattttttttcctttatacaatttaataacaattaatcAGTTGTTGGGTTTATTATACGGTCTGTTGGCTTGCTTAGTTAGCAAATTTATAACGAGCACTAATTCTTAACCACTTATTTCaatatctttttattttttcacatatttACCACATGCACTAGCCTTAGGGTTGAGTTGCTTTCTCCGCTCTTTGGTGGGGGAAGGACCTCTGGAGTCTTGGAAGTTTCCTCGATAGCCTGGCTAACCTCCTCGGGGATCTCGATAACACCTCCTCGAACCAGTAAGCCACAGCCCACGACGAGCAGCAAGACAAGGAACTTTAGCATTTTCGCAAAACTAAATTGTGCGAATCGTTTGGAATTAAGTGGACCGGCTTCGTTGGGGCTTGTGTGTTGAGTGACTGCATCAATAGAACTGCGGACTGCTTTTAAGTCTCGATTATGTACTCGCTCTGgcgcatacatatatacttatatagaTAAGAGCAGCGAAGAGCAGGCGCTCAATCAGCGCAATCATCAACTACAATAGCAAACATTTCGcaaaaaattctatttaattattttcacacGAATATTATTCCCCCCTCCCAAGAAATTAACTCAACGATCTCCTGGTCTGTTATATATTTTGGGGATTTTTATTCTGTAGAGtatatgcatatttttattCACATGGTAATACTGAGTGCAAACATTTCACTTTTGGCTACACGCTTCTCGCTAACGGCCAGTCTGATCGATTATACGCGGTGGCGGCTCCACGAAGTTGGCGTCATGGGGTCGGCACCTCTGCTCCACCGACTCGTTGGGGAGAACGTCGGCACTCAGTTCGATCAGGCGACTCAGAGGGCACCGCCGGTCGCAGTCCctcagctgcagctgctccacgCACCCGTGCTCGTCGTTGCGGAGGAAGATCTGCGGTTAGGGAGGCGAGGAAGATAATTATGAGAAACCCTTAAGGAGTTACAAATTACCAGTAACTAACACTACTTTCGCTTACCTCCACATAGTATTCTCCCGTCTCCTTGTCCCTGTGAGTCTCGAAGATGGCCATCACAGCGAACCTGGGCATTTGGCGCTTCCAAACGCCCAGGGCGGACAATATATTACCAACGGTCCAGTCGTGACCTGTGTAGATATACATTCCTCGGTCCTTTGGCTTCAGGCTGCCGGCTCTCTTGGCGACCATttctttatacattttctttaggAAAGGCCCGCCCTTGATCTTCTGCATCTCAGGCGTGTAAGCGTTGTAAACGTAGCTCTGCTCGGCCAGGAACTGCATGCGATCGGGAAAGTAGTCCCTGGTCCATTCCGGCAGCTTATAGCCAAACTCCTGTTCAGCCAACAGGGTTATGTAAAGGGAATTTACATCCTCGGCACTCTGAACCAGTTTTCCGGTTAAATTAGTCAGCTCCCGGAACATTTGCTCATAGGGTTCCGTTTCTGCAACTACTTCTGGTCTCTTAAAGACCTCCTCGAGGGCCTCGAAGTAACGGGGGCAGGGTGTACGAACTAGCAGCAACTAAATCGAGCACTTATGGTTAGCAAAGATAGGGTTAGATGAACATTTATAGTAGAACCCACCGAATCCTCGTCCAGGGGTTCGGATACAATGGGAATGGGCTGCCAGTTGAGGTGTTTGTTCCACTCCATCGGGGTTCCGCGGGGCTCAAACATGCTGGCCAATGTTGTCTGCAAGGACATCATTGCTCGCGGAGAGGCAGTGGCTTGGGCATGGAGTCGCTGAGGGAATTagaatgttaaaaaacagacATTTCTGGTACAACGATAACTTACATCGGGTTTGTAGTAGGGTCCCATAAAGTCCCCATAGCGGCGATGCAGCCAACGACCCATTTCAAAGAGTTCTCGTTTTCCGGACTAAAAACAAAGCAATAAAATTTAGTGCTTTTGGTCAAAATGccaaatattttcatagccaataTAAAAGGCTAATCAACTTTGATCAGATAGATGTGTATAGTCACTTAAAATCACAACactataattttctttatcaCTCACATTGGTCACATGTCCCCAGCCCGTTGGCTTAAAGCCATCCTTGAGGTACGGATCCTTGGGATACGTGTCGACAGGCGTGCGAATGCCGTGTCTGAACACAATGTGCACTAATTCCAAGGTGGAGTGCGTGGTGTTGGGACTGGTCTTGTAGCACTTCGATCTGGCCGCATCGTTCCAGGGAAGCTCCTTGGAGGAGGCACTGCTGTTAAGGACACCGATCACAATCACAACTCCCAGAAGGGCAGCTCCCAGGCCAAACATCGTGAGTATTTGCTTACGCGTCCAGCGTCCGAATATCATTTTGAGGCTGGATTACCTTTTATACACCTTTTTGCGAGACAACACAACACGGAAGAGCACAGAACGGATATTCAGAGCTGCCGAAAACGggatttttgttgtattttgtcgcgttatttatttgttttttggctAATTGCACTTCGATGCGTTGCGATTTTTACGGCATCAAACTTCTGGGTTTCAGGTGAGCTGCAAGGCGCGTGTAACTCACAGCGCGTCTGGAGCTAAAATAACGCGTTGACAGCTTGATACGGAGAACTTAAAAGAGAGATAAATCAGCGCTCGTCTATTCGGCCATAGTTGCGTCAGGTGTCGTTATTGTTGCTACTACCGATTTCGTTGTCCACTTTCCACCGAACTCGGCTGAGAGCTGGGTTTCCAAGCCAGGCTTGGCAGCTCTGAAACAAAGCGAGAAAAACCCACTAATTGGGCGTTTCTCATTGAACCAGGCAATTACGTATACGCGATGTATGAGTAGCGGAACGCCGCTTTTTGGTAGCAAACAACGGTGCCACCAACCCCTTTTGGGTCTATTTTTAGCCTTGAAACGCCCTAGGCTTGGCCAGTATGGTCTTTGGTTTGTTATTATGCGATGTTGCTGGTGATCCAGTTCCTGGCAAGTAAGTAAGTATTATAGGCTGTGGTTCCTGCATTTGTTTTTAAGCgctcatataaatatatcatacCTTCATAAGATCAATTATTAATGCAGATTATTtgagtatttttatataaattaaatatttttattgcacttTTTTACTCTTAAAACAATAATACCTTCAGCATTGCTTTGATATCTTTTTATCAGATTTTCTTAGCAAATGTATGGAAATATAAGAGACAGATTATTAACCATGTAAGTAAGTTAAAAATGGATTATTTCATAGAAGATATCCCATATGCTTCATCAAATCTTCAATGTAAAAGTTAAAAATCCATGTAAATACTTTCGTgcaaatgtttttttctttagaaaagttatttaattcttttttaaatgtactaatattatatactatcaattttattaaatttaaacttgcGAAGATGCTGCTAAATCACCATATAAACCGAGTTAGTTAAGTAATCGTAACGAGTAGACCTGTTTCCATCTCATAAAATTCACAATTCTAGATTTATTTtgacaattatttatttccccaAAGCATCCTCTTGGCACAAGATGTCTTGAAACTACAATCGTCTGCCCCGATTGGCTCTGAAATGACAGTTGTAGCAGAATCGttatatatttgtgcactAATTATTGCGTTGTTTTCTCTTATTGACACTGCGTCTGATGTGagataataattttaagttgCTTATTCGCGATTTCGTCTGTTTAAACAAGTGGTTCGGAGTGAGTTGTTTTATTTCTACGGCTGTCGGAACTTGGCAAACAGAGAGACACCCAGAACAACTCTATCCCTCGGTCTCTTTGTTTGTTTCATATGTGTTTGGAGTCGcattcgtttttattttgtttgcccAAAAGCTAATTAACTGGATCGGACCGACACAGTCCGTTGTCAAATTCCTTGTTTGTAGATCGACTCGTTGCAGTGCGGCTAATTGTTGTCTAAAACGTATTTAATCGCTAATTAATGACAGCGTCGGCGACTTAACGGTGTCTTAGCCAGCTTCCGAACAGAGCAATTACcttccaaaaaataaaaataaaaatgaaaaacaaacaaaaagttgacCGCTTGCTTAGTACTCTAGAATTTCGTGATTGTCAGTGACTCTTGTCTGTGTGTCTTGAACTTTCGTCTAGTTTCAGCTCAACTAAAATCAGAatcaatataatttataaacacaCGGCACAGAATAATGGCAGCCTGGAACGAGAGCAACGCAATTGGCATTTGAATTGCATCAGCTAAAAGGCGATTAACATTTTTTACAGTCGAACAGTGAAAATAACCGCCTTGCCAGCGCACTGGAAAAGTTAAGTTCAAGGGAATTGGGTTAATTCAAGTGAAAGACAATTTTAGGAATCAATACTAGTGGCTCAATAataattcttataaaaaaaaaaaaaccgttaAATTTGTGATTAGTATTTCCTAGATAGCGCAAGTTTCTTATCATCATAATGAGTAATTCACTagtattttgatttattgtgTATTTGCGGCaactaaatgtaaatacatatgtacatacatatgtatgtatgtatgtacattccCCGAATTGACAAAtagaattatttaatatattcttCTTATCTTTTCAAGCTTAATAAATCCTTGGAGAAAGTATTCATCTTGACGACCTTGAAAAgctatgtacatacatatttatattggtggtctttttaaataaaaaaaaatattattaaatttgagTTTTTGGAAACCATGATGAAGGAAAATAATGCTACATGTGTACATAACATCTATGAGTGCTTTTACCAACTCAATGGCTTAGAGTAGTTGATTAcatattaacaatttaatgctTATTTGAAAGTTATTGTTAAAAACTTGAATATAGAAGCTTATGATTCTAAAACTGAATATATTTGTAAGAATTTAGCAatactaaatataaaatacaagcTGAACCAAAAAGGTTTCCTTCAAAATTACCATAAAATTTggacaaaaacaataatattgcatatatcaattgcagttatatttataaaaaaaaaattataaatatatac
Proteins encoded:
- the LOC108083747 gene encoding venom acid phosphatase Acph-1 — translated: MLKFLVLLLVVGCGLLVRGGVIEIPEEVSQAIEETSKTPEVLPPPKSGESNSTLRLVHVLFRHGPRTPVNTYPNDPHINETYEPYGWGALTNGAKVELYKIGKQLRQRYKDFLAPYYQPDMIRAQSSESPRTLMSLQMVLAGLFPPENTPMEWNLMLNWQPIPIVMEPEETDVRIRMKAPCPRYEEAVSEVMNLPEVKQLHAENSQLLQELTNITGLNVTYAHDVTSVFITLLCEQTYGLELPSWTKDYFPAKMLPLASKSYVYDAYTPELRRMKGGFFLELLLKQIQAKISGKLEPKDRKMFLSCGHDWTITNVLSALDVWSAQMPRFSALIAFELHQKSETGEYFLEIYFQNDPDEEPQQLQIPGCDKQCPIEKLQELIKDILPNAPYEELCRAKGTLEGAKISYN
- the LOC108083645 gene encoding venom acid phosphatase Acph-1 yields the protein MIFGRWTRKQILTMFGLGAALLGVVIVIGVLNSSASSKELPWNDAARSKCYKTSPNTTHSTLELVHIVFRHGIRTPVDTYPKDPYLKDGFKPTGWGHVTNSGKRELFEMGRWLHRRYGDFMGPYYKPDRLHAQATASPRAMMSLQTTLASMFEPRGTPMEWNKHLNWQPIPIVSEPLDEDSLLLVRTPCPRYFEALEEVFKRPEVVAETEPYEQMFRELTNLTGKLVQSAEDVNSLYITLLAEQEFGYKLPEWTRDYFPDRMQFLAEQSYVYNAYTPEMQKIKGGPFLKKMYKEMVAKRAGSLKPKDRGMYIYTGHDWTVGNILSALGVWKRQMPRFAVMAIFETHRDKETGEYYVEIFLRNDEHGCVEQLQLRDCDRRCPLSRLIELSADVLPNESVEQRCRPHDANFVEPPPRIIDQTGR